A single genomic interval of Daucus carota subsp. sativus chromosome 1, DH1 v3.0, whole genome shotgun sequence harbors:
- the LOC108205429 gene encoding glucose-6-phosphate 1-dehydrogenase 6, cytoplasmic-like isoform X1, whose translation MLLSFSAPPTEDLSYCTFLDSSHKMSDSGGEPIVADPVDKDSEPAGSEAACLSIVVLGASGDLAKKKTFPALFKLYRQGFLQSHEVYIFGYARTKISDDDLRDRIRGYLTPNKNAAEGHTEDATKFLQLIKYVCGAYDTEEGFQCLDKEISEYEISKKSIEGSSRRLFYLALPPSVYPPVCKMIRTCCMNKSDLGGWTRIVVEKPFGKDLESAERLSNQIGELFEEPQIYRIDHYLGKELVQNLLVLRFANRFFLPSWNHDNISSVQIVFREDIGTEGRGGYFDEYGIIRDIIQNHLLQVLCLVAMEKPVSLKPEHIRDEKVKVLQSVAPIKDEEVVLGQYDGYLDDPTVPDGSNTPTFATIVLRIHNERWEGVPFVLKAGKALASRKAEIRIQFKEVPGDIFKSQKQGRNELVIRLQPSEAMYMKLTVKQPGLKMATIQSELDLSYGQRYQDVTIPEAYERLILDTIRGDQQHFVRRDELKVAWEIFTPLLHRIDKGEFKSVPYKPGSRGPDKADELLKEVGYVPTQGYIWIPPTL comes from the exons ATGTTGCTGTCATTTAG cGCACCCCCCACAGAAGATCTCAGTTACTGCACATTTCTTGATTCAAG TCATAAGATGTCCGATAGTGGAGGAGAGCCTATTGTGGCAGACCCTGTTGATAAAGACAGTGAACCAGCCGGGTCAGAAGCTGCATGCCTATCTATTGTTGTGCTTGGTGCTTCTGGTGATCTTGCCAAGAAAAAGACTTTCCCCGCACTCTTCAAACTCTATCGCCAG GGTTTCTTGCAGTCACATGAAGTTTACATCTTTGGCTATGCCAGGACCAAGATTTCAGATGATGACCTCAGAGACCGTATTCGGGG ATATCTTACTCCAAACAAGAATGCTGCAGAAGGACACACGGAAGATGCAACAAAGTTTCTGCAACTG ATCAAATACGTCTGTGGTGCTTATGACACGGAAGAGGGTTTTCAGTGTTTGGATAAGGAAATATCTGAGTATGAAATATCAAAAAAGAGTATTGAAGGATCGTCCCGGAGACTATTCTACCTCGCACTTCCTCCTTCAGTGTATCCTCCAGTCTGCAAAATGATTAGGACTTGCTGCATGAATAAAT CTGATCTTGGTGGATGGACACGTATTGTTGTTGAGAAGCCCTTCGGTAAGGACTTGGAGTCAGCCGAGCGTCTCAGTAACCAGATAGGAGAACTGTTTGAGGAGCCACAGATATATCGTATTGATCATTATTTGGGGAAAGAGTTGGTGCAAAACTTG tTGGTACTTCGTTTTGCTAATCGTTTTTTCCTGCCTTCATGGAATCATGACAACATCAGTAGTGTACAG ATTGTGTTTCGAGAGGATATTGGAACTGAAGGGCGTGGCGGATATTTTGATGAGTATGG AATCATCCGGGATATTATCCAAAATCATCTCTTGCAG GTTCTTTGCCTTGTTGCTATGGAGAAACCTGTCTCTCTTAAACCTGAGCACATTCGAGATGAGAAAGTGAAG GTTCTTCAATCTGTAGCTCCAATTAAAGATGAAGAGGTTGTGCTCGGACAATATGATGGCTACTTAGATGATCCCACAGTGCCTGATGGCTCTAACACTCCTACTTTTGCAACTATAGTATTGCGTATACATAATGAAAGATGGGAAG GTGTACCTTTCGTGCTTAAGGCTGGAAAGGCATTAGCATCTAGAAAGGCAGAAATTCGTATCCAATTTAAGGAAGTTCCGGGtgatatatttaaaa GTCAAAAGCAAGGGAGGAATGAACTAGTAATACGATTACAACCTTCAGAGGCCATGTATATGAAGCTTACA GTCAAACAGCCTGGACTTAAGATGGCAACTATCCAGAGTGAGCTAGACTTGTCCTATGGACAACGTTACCAGGATGTAACCATCCCAGAGGCTTATGAACGACTTATTCTTGACAC TATAAGGGGTGATCAACAGCATTTTGTTCGTAGAGATGAGTTGAAG GTAGCCTGGGAGATATTCACCCCTCTGCTTCACAGAATAGATAAAGGTGAATTTAAATCAGTTCCATATAAACCTGGCAGTCGAGGTCCAGATAAAGCGGATGAGTTGCTGAAAGAAGTTGGCTATGTTCCCACACAAGGCTATATATGGATCCCTCCAACCCTGTAA
- the LOC108204499 gene encoding fructose-bisphosphate aldolase 1, chloroplastic, with product MASASFLKSSTILDKSEWVKGQTLRQPSVSVVRCHPTAASAINIRASYADELVKTAKTIASPGRGILAMDESNATCGKRLASIGLENTEANRQAYRTLLVSVPGLGNYVSGAILFEETLYQSTVDGKKIVDVLKEQNIVPGIKTDKGLVPLAGSNDESWCQGLDGLASRSAAYYQQGARFAKWRTVVSIPNGPSALAVKEAAWGLARYAAISQDNGLVPIVEPEILLDGEHGIERTFEVAQAVWAEVFFYLSQNNVLYEGILLKPSMVTPGAECKERATPEEVAGYTLKLLNRRIPPAVPGIMFLSGGQSEVEATLNLNAMNQSPNPWHVSFSYARALQNTCLKTWGGLPENVAAAQEALLVRAKANSLAQLGKYTGEGESEEAKKGMFVKGYVY from the exons ATGGCCTCAGCATCCTTTCTCAAGTCCTCCACTATTCTTGACAAGTCTGAGTGGGTGAAGGGCCAGACCCTCCGCCAGCCTTCAGTCTCTGTCGTCCGCTGCCACCCCACAGCTGCCTCCGCCATAAACATTAGAGCTTCCTATGCCGATGAGCTTGTTAAGACCGCG AAAACTATTGCATCACCGGGGCGTGGAATTTTGGCCATGGATGAGTCGAATGCCACATGTGGAAAGAGGTTAGCCTCGATTGGGCTGGAGAACACTGAGGCCAACCGCCAAGCATACCGTACCCTCCTTGTCTCGGTTCCTGGGCTTGGTAACTACGTCTCTGGTGCTATCCTGTTTGAGGAAACTCTTTACCAATCAACAGTTGATGGGAAGAAAATTGTTGATGTTCTTAAGGAGCAGAACATTGTTCCCGGTATCAAAACTGACAAG GGTTTGGTGCCCCTAGCTGGTTCAAATGATGAATCCTGGTGCCAAGGTCTTGATGGCCTTGCTTCACGCTCTGCTGCTTACTATCAACAGGGGGCTCGTTTTGCCAAATG GCGTACTGTTGTAAGCATTCCCAATGGCCCATCTGCCTTGGCAGTCAAAGAAGCTGCTTGGGGCCTTGCTCGCTATGCTGCAATCTCCCAG GATAATGGATTGGTGCCAATAGTAGAGCCAGAAATCTTGCTTGACGGTGAACATGGCATTGAAAGGACTTTTGAAGTCGCTCAAGCAGTTTGGGCTGAAGTCTTCTTCTATCTTTCCCAGAACAATGTCCTATACGAGGGAATTCTCCTCAAGCCAAGCATGGTTACCCCTGGTGCAGAATGCAAGGAAAGAGCCACTCCTGAAGAAGTTGCTGGCTACACTTTGAAGCTCCTCAACAGAAGAATCCCTCCAGCTGTCCCTGGAATAATG TTTTTGTCCGGAGGACAATCTGAAGTTGAAGCCACACTCAACTTGAATGCAATGAACCAATCTCCGAACCCATGGCACGTGTCTTTCTCCTACGCCAGGGCTCTTCAGAACACCTGTCTGAAGACATGGGGAGGACTACCAGAGAACGTGGCTGCAGCTCAAGAGGCATTGCTTGTGAGGGCCAAGGCTAACTCTCTTGCTCAACTTGGAAAGTACACTGGTGAAGGTGAGTCAGAGGAAGCAAAGAAGGGCATGTTTGTCAAGGGCTATGTGTACTGA
- the LOC108204498 gene encoding endoglucanase 24, protein MTSTFSTSLHRLVLIFLTILPTYDSSYLNYPDALSKSILFFEGQRSGYLPGDQRLSWRQNSGLSDGYAETTELTGGYYDAGDNVKFGFPMAFTTTMVAWSVVEFGDLMPPGELRNALVALRWATDYLLKTVSIPDRIYVQVGDPVIDHNCWERPEDMDTARTVYKVDAPNPASDVAGETAAALAASSMAFRSSDPGYADTLLRTATRVFAYADTYRGAYSDNANIRDGVCPYYCDFDGYQDELLWGAAWLRRASQDGSYLNYLQNNGKTLGADDNINEFGWDNKHAGLNVLVSKEVLQGNIYELQSYKASADSFMCTLIPESSYSHIDYTPGGLIYRPGGSNLQHATTISFLLLVYANYLERSSQTINCGSISGGPSMLRKIAKRQVDYILGENPKGMSYMVGYSNYFPQRIHHRGSSLPSLKDHPQFIGCKEGSVYYNSSDPNPNVLVGAVVGGPGEDDTYEDDRVDFRKSEPTTYINAPFVGALAYFAANPNPV, encoded by the exons ATGACATCAACGTTTTCAACTTCTCTTCATCGCCTTGTCTTAATCTTCTTAACCATTTTGCCAACCTATGACTCAAGTTACCTTAACTACCCAGACGCATTGTCCAAATCCATATTATTTTTCGAAGGCCAGCGTTCGGGTTATTTGCCGGGAGACCAGAGACTGAGTTGGCGCCAAAATTCAGGGCTGAGTGATGGCTATGCCGAGACCACGGAGTTGACTGGCGGCTACTATGACGCCGGAGATAATGTGAAGTTTGGGTTTCCGATGGCGTTTACGACCACAATGGTGGCCTGGTCGGTGGTTGAGTTCGGAGATTTGATGCCGCCGGGAGAGCTGAGGAATGCTTTAGTGGCGCTTCGTTGGGCTACTGATTATCTTCTCAAAACAGTCTCCATACCTGACCGTATTTATGTGCAG GTTGGTGATCCAGTTATAGATCATAACTGCTGGGAAAGGCCAGAAGATATGGATACTGCTCGAACTGTTTACAAAGTGGATGCACCAAATCCAGCCTCTGATGTGGCGGGTGAAACAGCAGCTGCTCTTGCAGCTTCGTCTATGGCCTTTCGATCATCTGATCCCGGATACGCTGATACTCTGTTACGTACTGCCACAAGGGTCTTTGCTTACGCAGATACTTATCGAGGGGCTTATAGTGACAATGCAAACATTAGAGATGGCGTGTGCCCATATTATTGTGATTTTGATGGGTATCAG GATGAATTATTGTGGGGAGCAGCTTGGCTGAGGAGGGCTTCCCAAGATGGTTCTTACCTTAATTACCTACAAAACAATGGTAAAACACTTGGAGCTGAtgataatattaatgaattcGGATGGGACAATAAGCATGCAGGCCTTAATGTCCTTGTTTCCAAG GAAGTTTTGCAAGGAAACATATATGAACTCCAATCGTATAAAGCCTCAGCAGATAGCTTCATGTGCACTCTTATACCAGAATCATCCTATTCTCACATAGACTACACTCCTGGTGGCCTTATCTACAGGCCGGGTGGGAGCAACTTGCAGCACGCAACAACGATCTCCTTCCTTTTGCTAGTTTATGCAAATTACTTAGAAAGGTCATCACAGACTATAAATTGTGGTAGCATTAGTGGGGGTCCATCAATGCTCCGCAAAATCGCCAAAAGGCAAGTTGACTACATTTTAGGTGAGAACCCCAAGGGTATGTCGTATATGGTTGGCTATAGCAACTATTTTCCACAACGCATTCATCATCGTGGTTCATCACTTCCTTCACTAAAGGATCATCCTCAATTTATTGGATGTAAGGAGGGATCAGTTTACTATAACTCCTCGGATCCTAATCCAAATGTACTAGTTGGGGCTGTGGTGGGTGGTCCAGGAGAAGACGATACCTATGAAGATGACCGAgttgattttagaaaatctgAACCCACTACTTACATTAATGCACCATTTGTTGGTGCACTGGCGTATTTTGCAGCTAATCCTAATCCAGTTTAA
- the LOC108205100 gene encoding dolichol-phosphate mannosyltransferase subunit 1 translates to MEEEKKKGKYMSIIIPTYNERLNIALIIYLVFKHLPSDVDFEVIVVDDGSPDGTQDIVKQLQQVYGEDRILLRARPKKLGLGTAYIHGLKHASGNFVVIMDADLSHHPKYLPNFIKKQMETGASIVTGTRYVKGGGVHGWNLMRKLTSRGANVLAHTLLWPGVSDLTGSFRLYQKSVLEDIISSCVSKGYVFQMEMIVRASRKGYHIEEVPITFVDRVYGSSKLGGSEIVEYLKGLVYLLLTT, encoded by the exons ATGGAAGAGGAGAAGAAGAAGGGCAAGTACATGAGTATAATAATCCCTACTTACAATGAACGTCTTAACATCGCTCTCATTATCTACCTTGTCTTCAAACACCTTCCTTC GGACGTTGACTTTGAAGTCATTGTTGTGGATGATGGAAGTCCTGATGGTACTCAAGATATCGTTAAACAGTTGCAGCAAGTGTATGGTGAAGATCGCATT CTCTTAAGGGCTCGGCCAAAGAAGCTTGGATTAG GTACTGCTTATATTCATGGTTTAAAGCATGCTTCGGGCAACTTTGTTGTTATCATGGATGCTGATTTGTCACATCAT CCAAAGTACCTGCCAAACTTCATCAA AAAGCAGATGGAGACAGGTGCAAGTATTGTTACTGGAACTCGGTATGTTAAAGGTGGCGGCGTTCACGGATGGAATCTTATGCGCAAATTGACAAGTAGAGGAGCGAATGTCCTAGCACACACACTGCTCTGGCCTGGTGTATCAGACCTCACCGGTTCATTTCG GCTTTATCAGAAATCTGTGCTTGAGGACATCATAAGCTCGTGTGTTAGCAAGGGATATGTTTTCCAAATGGAGATGATTGTTCGGGCTTCAAGAAAAGGCTACCATATTGAAGAG GTTCCCATCACTTTTGTTGACAGAGTGTATGGTAGTTCGAAACTCGGGGGATCAGAAATAGTGGAATATCTAAAGGGCCTTGTATATCTTCTGCTTACCACTTGA
- the LOC108205428 gene encoding SH3 domain-containing protein 2 yields MEAIRKQASKLREQVSRQQQAVLKQFGAGGYGGSDFASDGAEFQQHQKLEKLYISTRAAKHFQRDIVRGVEGYIVTGSKQVEIGTKLSEDSRKYGVENTCTSGSTLSKAAASFGRARAQMEKERGNMLKAFGTQVAEPLRAMVMGAPLEDARHLAQRYDRMRQEAETQAIEVSRRQAKLREGTGNPDIVSKVEAAEQKLQDLKSNMGILGKEATAAMAAVEAQQQRLTLQRLISMVESERAYHQRVLQILDQLEGEMLSERQRIEAAPPAPNVESNPPPPPYEEVNNVFTTTHNGSSDDMDYFLGEALYSYQAESDVELNLSIGDYIVVRKVSNNGWAEGECNGKAGWFPFGYIERRERVLASKIADLS; encoded by the exons ATGGAAGCAATTAGGAAACAAGCATCCAAGCTCCGAGAGCAAGTCTCTCGCCAACAACAG GCTGTCCTCAAGCAATTTGGAGCTGGTGGTTATGGTGGTTCTGATTTTGCTAGTGATGGAGCAGAATTTCAACAGCACCAGAAACttgaaaaattatacatatccaCACGCGCTGCGAAG CATTTTCAAAGGGATATTGTACGTGGTGTAGAAGGTTATATTGTTACTGGCTCCAAGCAAGTTGAAATAG GGACAAAGTTATCAGAAGATAGCAGAAAATATGGTGTTGAGAATACATGTACCAGTGGCAGCACATTGTCAAAAGCTGCAGCAAGTTTTGGACGTGCTCGTGCTCAAATGGAGAAGGAGCGTGGAAATATGTTGAAAGCCTTTGGTACACAG GTTGCAGAACCTTTAAGAGCGATGGTAATGGGAGCTCCTCTTGAAGATGCTAGACATCTTGCCCAACGTTATGATCGAATGAGACAAGAGGCTGAAACTCAG GCCATTGAAGTTTCAAGACGACAAGCTAAATTGAGAGAAGGTACAGGAAACCCAGACATCGTTTCGAAAGTTGAAGCAGCAGAACAAAAGCTTCAGGATCTAAAATCAAACATGGGAATATTGGGAAAGGAAGCAACTGCAGCAATGGCTGCTGTTGAAGCTCAGCAACAAAGGTTGACACTCCAGCGACTTATTTCCATG GTTGAGTCGGAGCGTGCTTATCATCAGAGAGTACTCCAGATACTTGATCAGCTTGAAGGCGAG ATGTTATCAGAACGACAGCGAATTGAAGCAGCACCTCCTGCTCCCAATGTGGAAAGTAATCCTCCACCGCCACCTTATGAAGAAGTAAACAATGTTTTTACTACAACACATAATGGATCATCTGATGACATGGATTATTTTCTTGGAGAA GCTCTATACTCGTATCAAGCAGAATCGGACGTGGAGCTTAATTTGTCAATTGGTGACTATATTGTTGTTCGCAAG GTGTCTAACAATGGCTGGGCAGAAGGTGAATGTAATGGGAAAGCAGGCTGGTTTCCATTTGGATACATTGAAAGACGGGAACGAGTTCTTGCTAGCAAAATTGCTGACTTATCCTAG
- the LOC108210699 gene encoding protein FMP32, mitochondrial, translated as MAACKRVFQLGSNSAICLSKLSKFELAKSKLYGTAAAASNSSANQLSYRSISQHVNLNGSRAFLVDTLALVRRLEAQGVPSQQAEAITAAITEVLNDSLENVSHAFVSRAESQKGEMLQEANLSKFKAEIQSSQEHHFSLLQRETEKLQNDIGKIRSELKYEVDKVTAGQRLDLNLERGRTRDELANQSTETTNLNNKIDREIQGIRAQLEGAKYDIIKYCIGTLVSVSAVGLAVLRILM; from the exons ATGGCTGCTTGCAAGCGAGTGTTTCAATTAGGGAGCAATTCGGCGATTTGCTTATCCAAATTATCAAAATTCGAATTAGCAAAGTCCAAACTGTACGGAACGGCAGCTGCTGCTTCGAATTCGAGTGCCAATCAGTTGAGTTATCGCAGTATCTCTCAGCACGTCAACCTCAATGGTTCTCGCGCCTTTCTCGTCGATACCTTAGCTCTT GTGCGCAGGCTAGAAGCGCAAGGGGTCCCTTCCCAACAGGCCGAGGCAATAACAGCTGCTATTACTGAAGTTTTGAATGACAGCTTGGAAAATGTATCTCATGCATTCGTTTCAAGAGCAGAGTCGCAAAAG GGTGAAATGCTCCAGGAAGCTAATCTTTCCAAGTTCAAAGCTGAGATACAGAGCTCGCAG GAGCATCATTTTTCATTGTTGCAACGCGAGACTGAAAAGCTGCAGAATGATATAGGGAAAATCCGTAGTGAACTGAA GTACGAGGTTGACAAGGTCACTGCTGGCCAGAGATTGGACTTGAATCTTGAAAGAGG GCGTACACGTGACGAGCTTGCAAATCAGAGTACAGAAACCACCAACTTGAACAACAAGATTGACAGG GAAATTCAAGGAATAAGGGCTCAGTTGGAAGGGGCAAAGTATGATATTATCAAATACTGCATAGGTACCCTCGTCTCCGTTTCTGCAGTTGGTCTTGCTGTACTCCGCATCTTAATGTAG
- the LOC108205429 gene encoding glucose-6-phosphate 1-dehydrogenase 6, cytoplasmic-like isoform X2: MSDSGGEPIVADPVDKDSEPAGSEAACLSIVVLGASGDLAKKKTFPALFKLYRQGFLQSHEVYIFGYARTKISDDDLRDRIRGYLTPNKNAAEGHTEDATKFLQLIKYVCGAYDTEEGFQCLDKEISEYEISKKSIEGSSRRLFYLALPPSVYPPVCKMIRTCCMNKSDLGGWTRIVVEKPFGKDLESAERLSNQIGELFEEPQIYRIDHYLGKELVQNLLVLRFANRFFLPSWNHDNISSVQIVFREDIGTEGRGGYFDEYGIIRDIIQNHLLQVLCLVAMEKPVSLKPEHIRDEKVKVLQSVAPIKDEEVVLGQYDGYLDDPTVPDGSNTPTFATIVLRIHNERWEGVPFVLKAGKALASRKAEIRIQFKEVPGDIFKSQKQGRNELVIRLQPSEAMYMKLTVKQPGLKMATIQSELDLSYGQRYQDVTIPEAYERLILDTIRGDQQHFVRRDELKVAWEIFTPLLHRIDKGEFKSVPYKPGSRGPDKADELLKEVGYVPTQGYIWIPPTL; this comes from the exons ATGTCCGATAGTGGAGGAGAGCCTATTGTGGCAGACCCTGTTGATAAAGACAGTGAACCAGCCGGGTCAGAAGCTGCATGCCTATCTATTGTTGTGCTTGGTGCTTCTGGTGATCTTGCCAAGAAAAAGACTTTCCCCGCACTCTTCAAACTCTATCGCCAG GGTTTCTTGCAGTCACATGAAGTTTACATCTTTGGCTATGCCAGGACCAAGATTTCAGATGATGACCTCAGAGACCGTATTCGGGG ATATCTTACTCCAAACAAGAATGCTGCAGAAGGACACACGGAAGATGCAACAAAGTTTCTGCAACTG ATCAAATACGTCTGTGGTGCTTATGACACGGAAGAGGGTTTTCAGTGTTTGGATAAGGAAATATCTGAGTATGAAATATCAAAAAAGAGTATTGAAGGATCGTCCCGGAGACTATTCTACCTCGCACTTCCTCCTTCAGTGTATCCTCCAGTCTGCAAAATGATTAGGACTTGCTGCATGAATAAAT CTGATCTTGGTGGATGGACACGTATTGTTGTTGAGAAGCCCTTCGGTAAGGACTTGGAGTCAGCCGAGCGTCTCAGTAACCAGATAGGAGAACTGTTTGAGGAGCCACAGATATATCGTATTGATCATTATTTGGGGAAAGAGTTGGTGCAAAACTTG tTGGTACTTCGTTTTGCTAATCGTTTTTTCCTGCCTTCATGGAATCATGACAACATCAGTAGTGTACAG ATTGTGTTTCGAGAGGATATTGGAACTGAAGGGCGTGGCGGATATTTTGATGAGTATGG AATCATCCGGGATATTATCCAAAATCATCTCTTGCAG GTTCTTTGCCTTGTTGCTATGGAGAAACCTGTCTCTCTTAAACCTGAGCACATTCGAGATGAGAAAGTGAAG GTTCTTCAATCTGTAGCTCCAATTAAAGATGAAGAGGTTGTGCTCGGACAATATGATGGCTACTTAGATGATCCCACAGTGCCTGATGGCTCTAACACTCCTACTTTTGCAACTATAGTATTGCGTATACATAATGAAAGATGGGAAG GTGTACCTTTCGTGCTTAAGGCTGGAAAGGCATTAGCATCTAGAAAGGCAGAAATTCGTATCCAATTTAAGGAAGTTCCGGGtgatatatttaaaa GTCAAAAGCAAGGGAGGAATGAACTAGTAATACGATTACAACCTTCAGAGGCCATGTATATGAAGCTTACA GTCAAACAGCCTGGACTTAAGATGGCAACTATCCAGAGTGAGCTAGACTTGTCCTATGGACAACGTTACCAGGATGTAACCATCCCAGAGGCTTATGAACGACTTATTCTTGACAC TATAAGGGGTGATCAACAGCATTTTGTTCGTAGAGATGAGTTGAAG GTAGCCTGGGAGATATTCACCCCTCTGCTTCACAGAATAGATAAAGGTGAATTTAAATCAGTTCCATATAAACCTGGCAGTCGAGGTCCAGATAAAGCGGATGAGTTGCTGAAAGAAGTTGGCTATGTTCCCACACAAGGCTATATATGGATCCCTCCAACCCTGTAA